The uncultured Desulfovibrio sp. genomic sequence CAAGGGCCGCAAGCCCGGCACGTGGCCTGAAGAAGTCAAGATCAAGGGGCAGGCCGTGCGTGATTTCTGGGTGGATTTTGTGCGCGAGGTGGACAAAAACGGCAAAACTGTCTGGGAATGGCATGCCTGGGATCATATCGGCACCGGCCCTGATCAACTGGACATCAACTTTGCCCTGCCCACACCCGTGGGGCCGGGATACGACAGCTTTGACTGGTCGCATTTCAACACAGTGCAGTACCTGCCCAAGACCGACCAGATTTTGCTGAATTCCCGTAACTTCAGTGAATTCTATATTGTTGACAAAAAGTCGGGCAAAATCGTCAAGCGCTGGGGCAACCCCGCCGCCTACGGCAAGGGGACGCGTCCCGAATGGTACTACGACGGCACCCAGCAGGTTTTTGGCGAACACAACGCCACCATGTTGCCCAACGGCAACGTGCAGATATTCGACAATGGCTCGGAACGGCCCGAGGGCAACCGCTCCCGCGTGATCGAGGTCGACCCGGCCAGTGGCAAGATCGTATGGCAGTACGCCGCCAATGGTTCCAACAGCTTTTTCAGCTACCGGCAGGGCGCTGCGGAAAGACTGCCCAACGGCAACGTACTTGTGACATCCACGCACCAGGGACATCTTTTTGAAGTAACCCCCGCAGGTGAAGTCGTATGGGAATTCGTTAATCCCATCATGGCAGGGCAGGCCAAGCCTGTTTTTTCCGACCATGAGGATGCCGTGCCCAATGCCCATCAGACATTTACCAATATGATCCACAGGGCTTATCGCTACGCTCCCGATTATCCCGGCCTCAAGGGTAAGGATCTGAGTGTTAAAGCCCCGTTGTTGCCCGGCTATCCGAAATTCCTTGAAGTTTGGAAGCCCACCGCAGTAAAATAGAATCCAACACGCGAAAACGCACAGCCCCTGAGCCTGTTACAGACTCAGGGGCTGTGCGTTTGTGAGCCAATGATTGTTGTTCGGTCAGTTTGGGCAGCATGGTGAATGCACATGAAGAAGGACTTTGCTACCGCATGGTACAAGAATAGCCCCGAAGGGCAATTCTTCGGGGCTATTGCTGGGGGAGTTTAACAATCGGGCAGGTCAGCTTGCCACAGTCTGAGCGTATTCCTCGGCTGTAATGCATCCGCCTTCATCGGGGGCAGTAGGTTGCACCTTTACCAGCCATCCCTGATTGTAGGGATCGTCGTTGAGCAGTTCCGGGGCGTCTGCGAGGGCTTCATTAATGGCCGTGACCTGACCGGAGACGGGCATGATGGCATCACTGGTCACTTTTACGGATTCAATGGAAGCGCAGGATTCCCCCTGCCGGAAGCTTGCACCCACTGCGGGCAGATCAACAAAGATCACCCCGCCCAGTTGATCCTGGGCAAAGTCGGTAATGCCGATAAGGCAGGTGCCGTCAGGCTGGCTTTGCGCCCACAAATGTTCCGCATGGTATTTTCTGTCGTGAGGAAAGTTCACGGTATTCTCCTTGGCGGTCGCCGGGTCAGTTGGATT encodes the following:
- a CDS encoding aryl-sulfate sulfotransferase translates to MRFRASISLLAGLLALGLSTQAPAYEVHDGPTGVIKLVPEKTFKGYTLFAPTVKCTTTYLIDMNGDVVHTWKSKYPPGLYATLLPNGNLLRAAAPKDQPVKIGGAGGIIEELDWNGNVVWSYTMLTENEIQHHCFDRMPNGNTMILGWERKTPAEFQAKGRKPGTWPEEVKIKGQAVRDFWVDFVREVDKNGKTVWEWHAWDHIGTGPDQLDINFALPTPVGPGYDSFDWSHFNTVQYLPKTDQILLNSRNFSEFYIVDKKSGKIVKRWGNPAAYGKGTRPEWYYDGTQQVFGEHNATMLPNGNVQIFDNGSERPEGNRSRVIEVDPASGKIVWQYAANGSNSFFSYRQGAAERLPNGNVLVTSTHQGHLFEVTPAGEVVWEFVNPIMAGQAKPVFSDHEDAVPNAHQTFTNMIHRAYRYAPDYPGLKGKDLSVKAPLLPGYPKFLEVWKPTAVK
- the gcvH gene encoding glycine cleavage system protein GcvH, encoding MNFPHDRKYHAEHLWAQSQPDGTCLIGITDFAQDQLGGVIFVDLPAVGASFRQGESCASIESVKVTSDAIMPVSGQVTAINEALADAPELLNDDPYNQGWLVKVQPTAPDEGGCITAEEYAQTVAS